From Cheilinus undulatus linkage group 17, ASM1832078v1, whole genome shotgun sequence, one genomic window encodes:
- the LOC121525364 gene encoding alanine--glyoxylate aminotransferase 2, mitochondrial-like yields the protein MYKVVSSLSGRCAALTGQSCCYNGLAKIHLGSGAACQKAAFKKDHEDLPEMPPCKFKPQEYKGMSKERMMEIRRQNCNPVTTKITYYKKPVFIHQGFMQWIWDVDGRRYLDLFAGVATVSVGHCHPKVTAATEKQLRTLWHTTNIYVHPTLHEYCEKLASLLPDPLKVVYLTNSGSEANDLAMLMARLHTGNFDIITFRGSYHGGTQQTMGLTSNSPYKYPVATSSGCTNTMCPDVFRGPWGGSHCRDSPVQTIRDCSCAQGQCMANEQYIGQLKETFATSVPNRIAAFFGEPIQGMGGAVQYPKNYFKDAYKLVRERGGVCIADEVQTGFGRTGTHFWGFQGYEVLPDIVTMAKGIGTGFPMGAVVTTPEIAASFAKAYHFNTFGGSPLACAVASSVLDTIKEDNLQQNALNVGTYLMTEMAKFRDKYEIIGDVRGKGLQIGVEMVKDKASREPLPSEAINKIFEDVKDMGVLIGKGGLYGQTFRVQPPMCITKEDVDFFLAVFNKAIQNYLNSH from the exons ATGTATAAAGTTGTTTCTTCACTGAGTGGCCGCTGTGCAGCTTTGACAGGACAGTCCTGCTGTTACAATGGGTTGGCCAAAATTCACCTGGGAAGTG GTGCAGCATGTCAGAAAGCAGCCTTCAAAAAGGACCACGAAGACCTTCCAGAGATGCCTCCATGCAAATTCAAACCACAGGAATACAAA GGTATGTCCAAAGAGCGAATGATGGAGATCCGCAGGCAGAACTGCAACCCTGTGACCACGAAGATAACCTACTACAAGAAACCAGTGTTCATCCATCAGGGATTCATGCAGTGGATATGGGACGTGGACGGGAGGCGATATCTGGATCTGTTTGCTGGTGTGGCTACTGTCAGTGTGGGCCACTGCCACCC GAAGGTGACCGCAGCCACAGAGAAGCAGCTGAGGACACTGTGGCATACTACAAACATCTACGTCCACCCAACTCTCCATGAGTACTGTGAGAAACTGGCCTCCCTCTTACCAGATCCTCTGAAG GTGGTTTATCTGACCAACAGCGGCTCAGAAGCCAATGACTTAGCTATGTTGATGGCTCGGCTTCACACAGGCAACTTTGACATCATCACTTTCAG AGGATCGTACCACGGTGGCACCCAACAAACCATGGGTCTAACCTCCAACTCACCCTACAAATACCCCGTCGCCACCAGTTCAGGCTGCACAAAT ACCATGTGCCCTGATGTGTTCAGAGGTCCGTGGGGAGGAAGCCACTGCAGGGACTCTCCTGTGCAGACCATCAGAGACTGTAGCTGTGCTCAAG GGCAATGCATGGCAAATGAACAGTACATTGGCCAGCTCAAAGAAACATTTGCTACCAGTGTCCCTAATCGGATTGCTGCTTTCTTTGGAGAGCCCATTCAG GGTATGGGAGGAGCTGTTCAGTATCCCAAAAACTACTTTAAGGACGCTTACAAACTtgtgagagagaggggaggggtcTGCATTGCTGATGAG GTTCAGACGGGATTTGGACGAACAGGAACTCACTTCTGGGGTTTCCAAGGTTATGAAGTTCTTCCTGATATCGTTACAATGGCGAAAGGCATTGGTACTGGATTCCCAATGGGGGCTGTTGTTACAACACCAG aaATTGCTGCATCTTTTGCTAAAGCCTACCACTTCAACACCTTCGGAGGAAGTCCTTTAGCTTGTGCAGTTGCTTCATCTGTGCTTGAT ACTATCAAAGAAGACAACTTGCAGCAGAACGCTCTAAATGTGGGGACCTatctgatgacagagatggccAAATTCAGAGACAAGTATGAGATTATCGGGGATGTCCGAGGAAAAGGCCTGCAGATCGGAGTGGAAATGGTCAAAGATAAG GCCAGCAGAGAGCCGCTGCCTTCTGAGGCCATAAACAAGATTTTTGAGGACGTCAAGGACATGGGGGTGCTAATAGGGAAAGGAGGACTCTACGGACAG ACGTTCCGTGTCCAGCCCCCCATGTGCATCACAAAGGAGGATGTGGATTTCTTCCTGGCAGTTTTCAACAAGGCAATCCAAAACTACCTAAACAGTCACTGA